From the Methanoculleus caldifontis genome, the window AGGTCGTCGGCGGGGGCGCGAACCTCTCCCGGTCCTACCTGATGGTCGCGAACTCGACCGGCACCCTCTACGGCATGGACCGGACGGCGGCGTCGGTCTCCCTCGAGACGATCCGCGAACAGTCGACGGGCTACGAGTTCGACGCCTCCCCGTTCCGCGCCGAGCTCGACCCCCGGTCGGTCGGTGAGCAGGCCGCGTTCCTTGCCGCCCGCTCTCTCGGCGGCAGGGACATCGAGACCGGGCGCTACGATATCGTCCTCTCCCCGATCGCGGCGGCAAGCCTCATCGGCCAGGTCCTCCTCCCGGCCCTCTCCGGCCGGAACGTGAAGGCCGGCCGCTCGTCCCTCGCGGAGAAGGTCGGCGAGCAGGTCCTCGATGAGCGCCTCTCCGTCTACGACGACCCGTTCGCCCCCGGCTTCGGGAGCACGGCCTTCGACGCGGAGGGCGTTCCCACCCGCCGCCTGGCCTTCATCGAACAGGGGGTGCTCCGGCAGTTCGCCTACGACCTCAAGACCGGCTACCGCTACGGCGAGGCGAGCACGGGAAGCGCCGTCCGCTCCGGGGGCGAGCCGCCCGGTATCGGGTTCCACAACCTCTTCGTCGACGGACCGCGGGTAAACGAGCCCGGCGACGAGCGGGCGGTCTGGATCCACGATGTCGTCGGCGCCCATACGGCAAACCCGTTCTCCGGCGACTTCTCGGTGGAGATCTCAAACCCCTTCTGGATCGAGGGCGGAGAACTCGTCGAGCCCATCCGGACGGCGATGTTTGCCGGAAACGTCTTTGAGATGCTCGCGGAGATCGGGGGGCTCGGAAAAGACGCAAGACGGCTGGGCAGGCTCACGATTCCATCAATACGGTTAAATAACCAGCAGATCATTGGTAAATAGATGATGGAAGAGATCCTTGCCATCCTTCTTGCCGTAGCGATAGCCGCGGCGCTCTATTACCTCATGAAGAAGGCGATGACGCTCGTCATCAACGCCGTCGCCGGGCTCGTTACGCTCTGGCTCCTGAACTACTTCGATGTCATGAGCTGGTTCGGCGCGCCCGACATCCAGATCAACCTGGTGACGATCCTGATCTGCGCCCTCGGCGGTCTCCCCGGCGCCCTGGTCCTGGTGCTGCTGCACCTCGTCGGGATCGCGATCTGAGGGTTTCCCAACCACTTCTTATTTTTCGATGGTCGGGGCTTCTTCCAGCCTGGCCTTCACTGTGATCTCACGCGAAGCCGCGAAGTGCGATGTTCCGTTAGGAACGGAGCTCGAGCACCCTCAGGTGCGAGGAACGCGAAAAGGACTATTGACACCTGCCCAGACTTCGCGGCTTCGCGTGAGTTGATGGAGTAAGGGTAACAATGTGGTCTCACGCGAAGAGCGACGAGTGAAACATCCGGAGAGAGCTCACGCAGACCGGGGTCCTCGAAGTGAGACAGGCTGAAAGGCAGGAGCAGGATGCGACGTGCGGCGGGCCGGCCACTTCCTCCGGAGCCGGGAGACACCTCGTGACGCACCCGGGCCGAAACCCTTATCCCCCGCCGCGAGCCTTCCGGGACCATGACTCTCCCCCGGGCGGGCATGCTCGCTGCCGCCGTCATCCTGGCCCTGTATGCGATCACCGCCGCGGTGGTGCTGGCCGCCCCCTATGATGATCCGCTCCATGTCATAGCCCGCCTCACCGCTCTCTGGGGGTTCCTTGCTCTCGCCATCGCGGCCAT encodes:
- a CDS encoding TldD/PmbA family protein produces the protein MNGEDLIERILREGNSRADEIEVFYARGESIATEIKKGILGTAEESVGWSMAIRTVNDGRIGFSSTSDPDRWKECLDAALASGRLATPQQWGGFPKPASLVSAASAADRDLVVAVEDAAGMVEDLLAGAAEHPVEVVGGGANLSRSYLMVANSTGTLYGMDRTAASVSLETIREQSTGYEFDASPFRAELDPRSVGEQAAFLAARSLGGRDIETGRYDIVLSPIAAASLIGQVLLPALSGRNVKAGRSSLAEKVGEQVLDERLSVYDDPFAPGFGSTAFDAEGVPTRRLAFIEQGVLRQFAYDLKTGYRYGEASTGSAVRSGGEPPGIGFHNLFVDGPRVNEPGDERAVWIHDVVGAHTANPFSGDFSVEISNPFWIEGGELVEPIRTAMFAGNVFEMLAEIGGLGKDARRLGRLTIPSIRLNNQQIIGK
- a CDS encoding pro-sigmaK processing inhibitor BofA family protein, whose protein sequence is MMEEILAILLAVAIAAALYYLMKKAMTLVINAVAGLVTLWLLNYFDVMSWFGAPDIQINLVTILICALGGLPGALVLVLLHLVGIAI